A genomic window from Salvelinus namaycush isolate Seneca chromosome 21, SaNama_1.0, whole genome shotgun sequence includes:
- the LOC120066127 gene encoding gamma-crystallin M2-like isoform X1 has translation MWFCTFEWFIKRIPAYFQVTFYEDRNFQGRSYECSSDCPDMSSYLSRCQSCRVESGCFMVYDRPNYMGSQWFMRRGEYSDYQRMMGMNDIRSCRMIPMHRGSYRMRIYERENFGGQMHEMMDDCDDIMGRYRMNNCMSCNVMDGHWLMYEQPQYRGRMMYMRPGEYRNFNQMSMGSMGMRFMSMRRINESCY, from the exons ATGTGGTTTTGTACGTTTGAATGGTTCATAAAAAGGATTCCTGCTTATTTTCAGGTCACCTTCTACGAGGACAGGAACTTCCAGGGTCGTTCCTATGAGTGCAGCAGTGACTGCCCTGACATGTCCTCCTACCTGAGCCGCTGCCAGTCCTGCAGGGTGGAGAGCGGCTGCTTCATGGTCTACGACCGCCCCAACTACATGGGAAGCCAGTGGTTCATGAGGAGGGGAGAGTACTCTGACTACCAGCGCATGATGGGAATGAATGACATCAGATCCTGTCGCATGATCCCCATG CACAGAGGATCTTACAGGATGAGGATCTACGAGAGGGAGAACTTCGGAGGTCAGATGCACGAGATGATGGACGACTGTGACGACATCATGGGTCGTTACCGCATGAACAACTGCATGTCCTGCAACGTGATGGACGGCCACTGGCTCATGTACGAGCAGCCCCAGTACAGAGGCAGGATGATGTACATGAGGCCTGGAGAGTACAGAAACTTCAATCAGATGAGCATGGGCTCTATGGGCATGAGGTTCATGAGCATGAGGCGTATCAATGAGTCCTGTTACTAG
- the LOC120066127 gene encoding gamma-crystallin M2-like isoform X2: MTSTSMNMNSKVTFYEDRNFQGRSYECSSDCPDMSSYLSRCQSCRVESGCFMVYDRPNYMGSQWFMRRGEYSDYQRMMGMNDIRSCRMIPMHRGSYRMRIYERENFGGQMHEMMDDCDDIMGRYRMNNCMSCNVMDGHWLMYEQPQYRGRMMYMRPGEYRNFNQMSMGSMGMRFMSMRRINESCY; this comes from the exons ATGACCTCCACCAGCATGAACATGAACAGCAAA GTCACCTTCTACGAGGACAGGAACTTCCAGGGTCGTTCCTATGAGTGCAGCAGTGACTGCCCTGACATGTCCTCCTACCTGAGCCGCTGCCAGTCCTGCAGGGTGGAGAGCGGCTGCTTCATGGTCTACGACCGCCCCAACTACATGGGAAGCCAGTGGTTCATGAGGAGGGGAGAGTACTCTGACTACCAGCGCATGATGGGAATGAATGACATCAGATCCTGTCGCATGATCCCCATG CACAGAGGATCTTACAGGATGAGGATCTACGAGAGGGAGAACTTCGGAGGTCAGATGCACGAGATGATGGACGACTGTGACGACATCATGGGTCGTTACCGCATGAACAACTGCATGTCCTGCAACGTGATGGACGGCCACTGGCTCATGTACGAGCAGCCCCAGTACAGAGGCAGGATGATGTACATGAGGCCTGGAGAGTACAGAAACTTCAATCAGATGAGCATGGGCTCTATGGGCATGAGGTTCATGAGCATGAGGCGTATCAATGAGTCCTGTTACTAG
- the LOC120066127 gene encoding gamma-crystallin M2-like isoform X3, translating to MLCLMSIGDVTFYEDRNFQGRSYECSSDCPDMSSYLSRCQSCRVESGCFMVYDRPNYMGSQWFMRRGEYSDYQRMMGMNDIRSCRMIPMHRGSYRMRIYERENFGGQMHEMMDDCDDIMGRYRMNNCMSCNVMDGHWLMYEQPQYRGRMMYMRPGEYRNFNQMSMGSMGMRFMSMRRINESCY from the exons ATGCTTTGCTTAATGTCTATTGGTGAT GTCACCTTCTACGAGGACAGGAACTTCCAGGGTCGTTCCTATGAGTGCAGCAGTGACTGCCCTGACATGTCCTCCTACCTGAGCCGCTGCCAGTCCTGCAGGGTGGAGAGCGGCTGCTTCATGGTCTACGACCGCCCCAACTACATGGGAAGCCAGTGGTTCATGAGGAGGGGAGAGTACTCTGACTACCAGCGCATGATGGGAATGAATGACATCAGATCCTGTCGCATGATCCCCATG CACAGAGGATCTTACAGGATGAGGATCTACGAGAGGGAGAACTTCGGAGGTCAGATGCACGAGATGATGGACGACTGTGACGACATCATGGGTCGTTACCGCATGAACAACTGCATGTCCTGCAACGTGATGGACGGCCACTGGCTCATGTACGAGCAGCCCCAGTACAGAGGCAGGATGATGTACATGAGGCCTGGAGAGTACAGAAACTTCAATCAGATGAGCATGGGCTCTATGGGCATGAGGTTCATGAGCATGAGGCGTATCAATGAGTCCTGTTACTAG